In Diceros bicornis minor isolate mBicDic1 chromosome 23, mDicBic1.mat.cur, whole genome shotgun sequence, a single genomic region encodes these proteins:
- the PLN gene encoding cardiac phospholamban has protein sequence MEKVQYLTRSAIRRASTIEMPQQARQNLQNLFINFCLILICLLLICIIVMLL, from the coding sequence ATGGAGAAAGTCCAATACCTCACTCGCTCTGCTATAAGAAGAGCTTCAACCATTGAAATGCCTCAACAAGCACGTCAAAATCTCCAGAacctatttatcaatttctgtctCATCTTAATCTGTCTCTTGCTGATCTGCATAATCGTGATGCTTCTCTGA